In Acaryochloris marina S15, a single genomic region encodes these proteins:
- the eno gene encoding phosphopyruvate hydratase, with protein sequence MHETEIAAIEAREILDSRGRPTVEAEVILSCGAFGLAQVPSGASTGSFEAHELRDGDAQRYGGKGVLTAVANIKDEIQPELIGLNALDQADIDQTMIELDGSTNKSKLGANALLAVSLATAKAASEVLNLELYRYLGGPLANLLPVPLMNVINGGAHANNNVDIQEFMIVPHGAASFKEALRWGAEVFTSLSQVLAAQNLLTGVGDEGGYAPNLASNQAALELLVEAIEKAGYQPGDQISLALDVAASEFYKDGQYTYDGAAHSPKELIDYLDGLASKYPIVSIEDPLHEEDWESWGNLTAQLGDRVQLVGDDLFVTNPIRLQKGIEQQSANSILIKLNQIGTLTETLETIDLAKRNSFTSIISHRSGETEDTTIADLAVATRAGQIKTGSLCRSERVAKYNRLLRIEDALGNQASYAGAVGLGPQ encoded by the coding sequence ATGCACGAAACTGAAATCGCTGCCATTGAGGCGCGTGAAATTCTAGACTCACGCGGTCGCCCGACGGTGGAAGCCGAGGTCATATTAAGTTGTGGGGCTTTTGGGTTAGCCCAAGTGCCAAGTGGTGCTTCCACAGGTAGTTTTGAAGCCCACGAATTGAGAGATGGAGATGCCCAGCGCTATGGCGGCAAAGGGGTACTCACTGCCGTTGCCAACATTAAAGATGAAATTCAGCCAGAGCTCATAGGATTAAATGCGCTTGATCAAGCTGATATCGATCAAACGATGATTGAGCTGGATGGCTCGACTAATAAATCTAAACTCGGTGCCAATGCGCTCTTAGCCGTATCCCTCGCCACAGCTAAAGCAGCTTCTGAGGTGCTGAATTTAGAGCTTTATCGTTACTTGGGTGGCCCTTTAGCAAATCTATTGCCTGTCCCCTTAATGAATGTGATCAACGGTGGGGCTCATGCCAATAACAACGTTGACATTCAAGAATTTATGATTGTCCCCCACGGTGCAGCTTCATTTAAGGAAGCATTGCGCTGGGGTGCAGAAGTCTTTACATCTTTAAGCCAAGTGTTGGCAGCTCAAAACCTTTTAACTGGGGTGGGTGATGAGGGAGGCTATGCCCCCAATCTAGCCTCTAACCAAGCAGCTTTAGAGTTACTGGTAGAAGCCATTGAGAAGGCTGGTTATCAGCCAGGGGATCAAATTAGCTTGGCCTTAGATGTCGCAGCTAGCGAATTCTATAAGGATGGACAGTATACCTATGACGGTGCGGCTCATTCTCCCAAAGAACTAATCGATTATTTAGATGGCTTAGCTAGTAAATATCCGATTGTATCCATTGAAGATCCCCTCCATGAAGAAGATTGGGAGAGTTGGGGAAATTTAACCGCCCAGCTAGGGGATCGAGTACAGCTAGTAGGGGATGACCTATTTGTAACAAACCCCATACGGTTACAAAAAGGAATTGAACAACAATCTGCCAATTCTATTTTGATTAAGCTGAATCAAATCGGTACCTTGACAGAAACCCTAGAAACGATTGATCTAGCCAAACGCAATTCCTTTACTTCCATTATTAGTCATCGATCCGGTGAGACGGAAGATACTACGATTGCAGATCTTGCTGTTGCAACCCGAGCAGGTCAAATTAAAACAGGATCTCTCTGCCGCAGTGAACGAGTAGCGAAGTACAATCGCCTGCTACGTATCGAGGATGCACTTGGGAATCAAGCTTCCTATGCTGGAGCAGTAGGCTTGGGTCCTCAATAA
- the gloA gene encoding lactoylglutathione lyase, producing the protein MRILHTMLRVANLDASLAFYCDVLGMKLLRRKDYPNGEFTLAFVGYGDEADNTVLELTYNWGVSEYTLGDAYGHIAIGVDDIYGACNEITTRGGSVTREPGPMKHGSTVIAFVEDPDHYKVELIQLNSRSS; encoded by the coding sequence ATGAGAATTCTCCATACCATGCTTAGAGTGGCAAACCTTGATGCTTCTCTAGCATTCTACTGTGATGTCCTGGGCATGAAGCTACTTCGCCGGAAAGATTACCCTAACGGAGAGTTTACCCTGGCCTTTGTGGGGTACGGAGATGAGGCAGATAATACGGTGTTGGAACTTACTTATAACTGGGGCGTATCTGAATACACCTTAGGAGATGCCTATGGCCATATTGCCATTGGTGTTGATGACATCTACGGTGCCTGCAACGAAATCACGACTCGTGGCGGCAGTGTGACTAGAGAACCTGGCCCTATGAAACATGGCTCTACAGTGATTGCCTTTGTAGAGGATCCCGACCACTATAAAGTGGAGCTGATTCAACTCAATTCTCGATCTTCTTGA